Within the Butyrivibrio sp. AE3004 genome, the region CGCAAAATTATCATTTTTCCTTATGAAAAATCTTAGCATTACACTTATATGTTCCAGTACGAATGCGAAAATAAACGCAGTCAAAGCACCTGTATATGAAAAAACATGATAATAAGGCAACTTGGACTGAATTATGATCATGATAGGATATCCTATTAAATTAAAAATCATGATCAGATTAAAAATTGTTCTACTGTTCTCAAAATGCCTTATACATTCAAAAAATAAAATAATACAGGCAAAGATGGACATGACAATTGTAAAAACATTGAAATCAGGATACATGCATCCGCTTAAAGAATTAAACCAGTTTAAAAAATTCCTAAAGTAGTCACTCCTGCCAACATTTTGTATATAAGGCCGTGAAAGCATATAGCCCAATCCTTTTTCAGCACAGACAAAAGGATGCGAAAGAATAAGCTTTACATGTGACATACCAAAATATACTGAATTTTCATCCTTTATCAGGAAATTAGATCCTATTGAAAGCCATATGACAAGATAAAGTAAAAAAATGATCACAGCTGAAATAGCGCCTGTCACAATGCAGTTTTTCAGCCGTTTAAAATATCTACTATTCCATATCGAGCCCCGATAATCATATGTTCTATATCCATTAACAAGAAGAAAGACTGCTGCAGCCATACATGTTGGGATTACCCAGTAAATACTGCTTGGTAAGGTATACAACCCTAAAATCAACGCAATCGCAAACACGATATAATCGAAAAGTTTAAATTCACCGGATCTGCAAATTATCGTAAGCTGCCTTACAGTGATCAAAAAACATGTACATGCAAGTGTATACCCTCTCCCCTGCACAGACATCTCATTTACAAGCATATTGGAAAAATAGAGCACCATAGCCCCATAGGCGTACCAATCCTGCAGGAACCTTCTACATATTCTGTACACAAGATAAGGATTTAAAACAGCACAGAAAAAGGAAATACCCCGAAGGCCCATATATGAATTGCCAAACAGGTCAAGAAGAGACGCCAGCACTGAATATCCAACATGATTGTTGGGAAGCGGCCAATGAATAGCTGCGTATGCAGGCCCCCTGCTTATAAAATAATAATATGTATATAATTCATCATACCAGGGAGTAAGGTAAGTTGCGCGCCATATATAATAAAAGAACATCGCTATTACAGTGAGCACAACTACCATGTCAATAGGTTCCTGTGGCAGATAATCGTATAAAGTTAAATCCTCTTCAGCTTCTTTCGATTCTTGATGCAATTATATCTCCCATCTTTGAGCATCCGCATTTTTTGTTATCGTCGATGCTCTCATCACCTCTGATAAGATCAACTGTTCTGTAACCATCTTCAAGTGCATTTTTCACTGCATTTTCAATACTTTCAGCCTCTTTGTCCAGCTTGAATGTAAATTTAAGCATCATTGCAGCAGACAGAATGGTTGCTATAGGATTTGCAATATCCTTTCCTGCAATATCAGGAGCACTTCCATGACTCGGCTCATACAGGCCAAACTTGCTCTCGTTAAGTGATGCACTGGGAAGCATACCTATAGAACCTGTAATCATGCTGGCTTCATCTGACAAAATATCGCCAAACATATTCTCTGTAAGTATAACATCAAACTGAGACGGATCTTTGACAAGCTGCATAGCGCAATTATCAACAAGCATATGAGAAAGCTCAACTTCCGGATAATCAGCAGCAACTTCCTCCACAACTTTTCTCCAAAGCCTTGAAGAATCCAGAACATTCGCTTTATCCACACTGGTAACCTTCTTTGATCTCTGCATTGCTACGTCAAAAGCCTTTATTGCTATTCTTCTGATTTCACTTTCCTTATAAACAAGAGAATCAGTGGCAACAAGCTCACCATTAATTTCTTTTGTATATCTGTCACCAAAATACAATCCACCTGTAAGCTCACGCATAATAAGAAGATTGAATCCTTTTTCAGATGTCTCTGCCTTAAGCGGGCAGGCATCCTGAAGCTGAGGATATAAAAATGCAGGTCTTAAATTTGCAAATAGATTCAAGGATTTCCGAAGGCCAAGAAGACCGGCTTCGGGTCTGAGAGATGGCTCAAGCTTATACCAGGGAGAAGTCGACGTATTTCCTCCGATTGATCCCATAAGAACAGCATCAGCCTTTTTACATGTTTCAATAGTTTCTTCCGTGAGAGGCTTTCCAAATGCATCAATGGAAGCTCCTCCCATAAGGACATCGGTAAATTCGATTTCATGTCCGTAAACTTCACATACTTTTTCGAGTACTTTCTTTGCTTCTGAAACAATTTCCGGTCCTATACCATCACCAGGTATACAGGTTATCCCCATCTTCATATATTTTCTCCCTATATAATGATAGCCGGCAAAAAACTGTTCGCCGGCTGTCCACTTTATAATGCAGACTGAAACCAGTCTTCTTTTAAGTTACTTGGATTTCTCATCCTTAGAATTGTCCTTAACAGCATCTTCAGGCTTCTCAACCTCAACGATAGCTTCCTTAACCATAGGGATACGGCAATTCTTATTATTACCAAATTCAACGATTACAGTAGATGACTCATCATCGATATCAATAACAGTACCGATAAATCCTCCTGTAGTTCTCACGCTGTCACCTACAGCAAGCTGAGAAAGAATCTGTGCTTTCTGCTTCTGCTCTTTTCTCTGAGGGCGGATCATAATAAAATACAAAACCGCAAAAATAGCTACGTAAACCAGAATTATCATCATACTTCCGGTACCGTTTACAGCCCCAGCACTTTCAAGAGCCATTGTGTTAACAAAACTCATATCAACCTCCAAATTACCTTTTATTAAACATATGTAGTATCTTACAATTAATAGCACTTTTTAACAAGTACACAATTTAACCCTTTTTCCATCCTTTAGCAATATCATAGCGAACAGCGGGTTCTTCAGAATCAAATTCAAGCATTGCATCGAGTGTTTTTTTCTTGAATTCTTTAAATCTGCCTTCATCCAGAGCATCTCTTATATCTGTCATAAGGTGATTGTAAAAGTACAGATTATGTAATACGCACAATCTCATACCGAGCATTTCTCCGGACTTAAGAAGATGCCTTATATAGGCTCTGGAATATCTTCTACATGCAGGACAGTTACATCCTTCTTCTATCGGTCTGTCATCAAGCTCATACTTTGCATTTAAGAGATTTATATGTCCTCTTTTTGTATATAAATGTCCATGTCTTCCATTTCTGCTCGGATAAACACAATCAAAGAAATCAATTCCTCTGTCAACAGCTTCAAGAATATTCGCAGGTGTTCCAACTCCCATTAGATAAGTGGGTTTATCTTCCGGAAGATGTTCAGTAACAATATCAAGTACATGATACATTTCTTCATGCGTTTCACCCACAGCAAGTCCACCAACTGCATATCCATCAAGATTCATTTCAGAAATGCGCTTTGCGTGTTCTATTCTGAGATCATCAAAAATCGCACCCTGATTTATTCCAAACAACAACTGATTTTTATTTATTGTATCCGGAAGAGCATTTAGCCTGTTCATCTCATCCTGGCAACGCTTTAACCATCTGGTTGTTCTGTCAACAGACATTTTCACATAATCATGGTCAGCACGTGCAGAAGGACACTCATCAAATGCCATTGCAATTGTTGAAGCAATATGCGATTGGATTCTCATACTCTCTTCCGGACCCATAAATAGTTTATGACCATCAATATGAGATCTAAAGTAAACTCCTTCTTCCTTAATTCTTCTGTTTTCGGAAAGTGAGAAAACCTGAAATCCGCCGGAATCCGTTAAAATAGGTTTATTACAGTTCATAAACTTATGCAATCCACCCATTTTGTAAATAACATCATCACCGGGACGTAAATGAAGATGATATGTATTCGACAACACTACCTGAGTATCAATTTGTTCTAAATCCTCTGTAGATACAGCGCCTTTTATTGCAGCAACCGTAGCGACATTCATAAATACAGGAGTCTGAATGGTTCCGTGAACTGTTTGAAATTCAGCTCTTTTTGCCATTCCTTCCTTTTTTAATAATTTATACATTTTATACCTCTCATTTAAATATACTAAATATTTGCTGACTCAATCCTATCTGTTGCAAGTACCGTCATCCATTTTTAATTCTCGTTAATGAACGGCACCTTGCTCAAACAAAAAGGCTGTTGTTTATATCCTCCACAACAGCCCCAATAATCAATCATACAAATAATTATTCCAAAATTCCTCAAGACAGAGGTTTTCATTGTACATAACAGTAGCAGCATCAACTCCTACATATCTGAAATGCCAGGGTTCATATTCGATACCGGTTATATTTTCCTTACCTTTAAGATAGCGAACTACAAACCCATATTTATAACTGTTTTCAGCAAGCCATTTGCCTGCCTCAGTATCTCCAAATCCCTCATCAAGATTATAATAGGAACCGCATACAATATCAAATGCAAGTCCTATTTGATGTTCTGAAGAACCCGGGACCGTAACTGCCTGAGATGCAAAATTATATGCATCCATATATGACAGTCCTTCTTCCAGGTAATAATTTACTTTTCTGGCAAAAAGCCCCTCTTGCCTTCCACTATCTCTGTACGGCGAACATATTGCAAGATTTATTCCTTCACCTGCAGCAGCCCTTAACATGGACATTAACGATGAAATAACACGTTCGTCACATTTCATCGTATTGTCAATTTCTCCGAGAGGAAAATCATATCCTTCGGGAATTGGATGTTGTTTGTTTACAAGAATAAGCTTCCAGTCATCTTTTTCAAATGCAGAATTCTGTTCGGATTCAGTTGTCTTAAAATTCTCATCATTCTCATCACTTACGGGATTCAAAGTATCTGCCAGTAAAAATCCTTCCTGAAGCTCTTGATCCTCTGATACCGTATCGACATCATTAATGAATTTTGATTTATCTACAACAGTAACAGCAGCCAATTCAACCTCTGACTCAGGCGATACTGCGTCAAATGCATCTGCTGTATAGTACTGAGTATCATCATCATTAAAATCTGATACAAAGCTCACATTTAAGCTAAGCGCTTCAGGATAAGTAAAACTACTGCTTGCAATAAAGAAAAATAAAACAGCAACCAGGCATGTATCTTTTTTGACATTATGGTAAAAATGTAGTGCTATATTATATAAGAGTAGCGCCAATACTGCATAAAGCGTTCCCAAAAATCTAAATCTCCTATATCTACTATTTAATCGTCGGGCATTATCTATGACCTTATCTTTATAGGTCGGCCCCATTTGTAAATGATTTGTTTGCATTCCCCCATATACCTCATAAAGAAAGTTATACTTTTATATTATATCTCTTTTTTTATATATTTAAAGAAAAATTTAAGATTTTTTTCAGAAAAAGTAAATAATAGTAACATAATTATGCATAGACACCCCCATTTTTCATTGTAATATAGTCCTTTCTATGTAAAAATATAAAGAACTATTTCAAAAAGGGGAAATAAATTATATGAGCGGATCAGTATTTGGAAATAATATAACAATGACGACCTGGGGCGAATCTCATGGGAAAGCATTAGGAGTAGTTCTTGATGGTTTCCCTGCAGGAATGGAATTGTCCGAATCTGACATACAGGTCTTTATGGACAGAAGAAAACCCGGTTCATCACAAATCACCACTCCAAGAAAGGAAGCTGATGAAGTAGAGATTTTATCCGGTATTTTCGAAGGCAAAACAACCGGTACACCCATCTCATTAATTGTAAAAAATACTTCTCAAAGATCCGGAGATTATTCCGAAATTGCACAATACTACAGACCGGGACACGCAGACTTTTGTTTTGATAAAAAATACGGTTTCAGAGATTACAGAGGTGGTGGTCGCTCTTCAGGTCGTGAAACAATTGGCAGAGTTGCTTCAGGCGCAATCTGTTCAAAACTTTTAAAAGAAATGGGTATTGAAATCACTGCCTATACAAAATCTATAGGAGATGTTGTTGCCAATACTTCAAATATTGATAGGGC harbors:
- a CDS encoding glycosyltransferase family 39 protein; translation: MHQESKEAEEDLTLYDYLPQEPIDMVVVLTVIAMFFYYIWRATYLTPWYDELYTYYYFISRGPAYAAIHWPLPNNHVGYSVLASLLDLFGNSYMGLRGISFFCAVLNPYLVYRICRRFLQDWYAYGAMVLYFSNMLVNEMSVQGRGYTLACTCFLITVRQLTIICRSGEFKLFDYIVFAIALILGLYTLPSSIYWVIPTCMAAAVFLLVNGYRTYDYRGSIWNSRYFKRLKNCIVTGAISAVIIFLLYLVIWLSIGSNFLIKDENSVYFGMSHVKLILSHPFVCAEKGLGYMLSRPYIQNVGRSDYFRNFLNWFNSLSGCMYPDFNVFTIVMSIFACIILFFECIRHFENSRTIFNLIMIFNLIGYPIMIIIQSKLPYYHVFSYTGALTAFIFAFVLEHISVMLRFFIRKNDNFAKIRRLIYVTPVLLMVIFSLMMITRPDYHNQLGNRETNCYNALYIAHPENAKKICAIDCDQQYLLKFGWDIECENTDIYDCDYILIDKNMMVEGYTGPDFWKCYLNYETIPWDYVNSNYYIFYENEDFLLYKK
- the leuB gene encoding 3-isopropylmalate dehydrogenase, coding for MKMGITCIPGDGIGPEIVSEAKKVLEKVCEVYGHEIEFTDVLMGGASIDAFGKPLTEETIETCKKADAVLMGSIGGNTSTSPWYKLEPSLRPEAGLLGLRKSLNLFANLRPAFLYPQLQDACPLKAETSEKGFNLLIMRELTGGLYFGDRYTKEINGELVATDSLVYKESEIRRIAIKAFDVAMQRSKKVTSVDKANVLDSSRLWRKVVEEVAADYPEVELSHMLVDNCAMQLVKDPSQFDVILTENMFGDILSDEASMITGSIGMLPSASLNESKFGLYEPSHGSAPDIAGKDIANPIATILSAAMMLKFTFKLDKEAESIENAVKNALEDGYRTVDLIRGDESIDDNKKCGCSKMGDIIASRIERS
- the yajC gene encoding preprotein translocase subunit YajC → MSFVNTMALESAGAVNGTGSMMIILVYVAIFAVLYFIMIRPQRKEQKQKAQILSQLAVGDSVRTTGGFIGTVIDIDDESSTVIVEFGNNKNCRIPMVKEAIVEVEKPEDAVKDNSKDEKSK
- the tgt gene encoding tRNA guanosine(34) transglycosylase Tgt, encoding MYKLLKKEGMAKRAEFQTVHGTIQTPVFMNVATVAAIKGAVSTEDLEQIDTQVVLSNTYHLHLRPGDDVIYKMGGLHKFMNCNKPILTDSGGFQVFSLSENRRIKEEGVYFRSHIDGHKLFMGPEESMRIQSHIASTIAMAFDECPSARADHDYVKMSVDRTTRWLKRCQDEMNRLNALPDTINKNQLLFGINQGAIFDDLRIEHAKRISEMNLDGYAVGGLAVGETHEEMYHVLDIVTEHLPEDKPTYLMGVGTPANILEAVDRGIDFFDCVYPSRNGRHGHLYTKRGHINLLNAKYELDDRPIEEGCNCPACRRYSRAYIRHLLKSGEMLGMRLCVLHNLYFYNHLMTDIRDALDEGRFKEFKKKTLDAMLEFDSEEPAVRYDIAKGWKKG
- a CDS encoding M15 family metallopeptidase, whose protein sequence is MGTLYAVLALLLYNIALHFYHNVKKDTCLVAVLFFFIASSSFTYPEALSLNVSFVSDFNDDDTQYYTADAFDAVSPESEVELAAVTVVDKSKFINDVDTVSEDQELQEGFLLADTLNPVSDENDENFKTTESEQNSAFEKDDWKLILVNKQHPIPEGYDFPLGEIDNTMKCDERVISSLMSMLRAAAGEGINLAICSPYRDSGRQEGLFARKVNYYLEEGLSYMDAYNFASQAVTVPGSSEHQIGLAFDIVCGSYYNLDEGFGDTEAGKWLAENSYKYGFVVRYLKGKENITGIEYEPWHFRYVGVDAATVMYNENLCLEEFWNNYLYD